From Coturnix japonica isolate 7356 chromosome 1, Coturnix japonica 2.1, whole genome shotgun sequence, the proteins below share one genomic window:
- the P2RY8 gene encoding P2Y purinoceptor 8, translating into MVKNGSHLDAETLAMLQNKAISITLPVVYTVVAIISIPGNFFSLWVLCWHIKPKTPSVIFMINLSITDLMLACCFPFQISYHIQGNHWTFGETLCSLVTVMFYSNMYSSILTMTCISIERYMGVVHPMKLIKWRRKRYALGACVIMWIFLLLAFYPLENTDLTYEVKELGIITCFDVLKWEMLPNFAAWVAFLLTLFVVLFLIPFIVTVGCYMGTIRKLIQTSSRYGNRQKTRSIYLAVIVLLVFITCFAPNNFILLAHMIVRLFYERSLYPAYKLTLCLSCLNNCIDPFIYYFASKEFYQKFMQVFRPKVPLTDSLETRRESLFSGRTMSVRSMSSGPMDGLEGVKICLQRQESVF; encoded by the coding sequence ATGGTTAAAAACGGATCACACCTGGACGCTGAGACGCTTGCAATGCTTCAAAACAAAGCTATCTCCATCACTCTCCCAGTGGTGTATACAGTGGTGGCTATTATCAGTATCCCTGGCaactttttctccctttggGTGCTCTGCTGGCACATCAAACCCAAAACACCTTCTGTTATCTTCATGATCAACCTGAGCATCACGGATCTCATGCTGgcctgctgctttcccttccagATTTCTTATCACATTCAGGGCAATCACTGGACCTTCGGCGAGACTCTTTGCAGCCTTGTGACTGTGATGTTCTACTCCAACATGTATTCTTCCATACTGACTATGACCTGTATCAGCATAGAGAGGTACATGGGCGTGGTACATCCCATGAAGTTGATTaagtggaggagaaaaagatatGCCCTGGGTGCCTGCGTGATAATGTGGATTTTCTTGCTACTAGCTTTCTACCCACTGGAAAACACAGATCTGACCTATGAAGTGAAAGAACTGGGGATTATAACCTGTTTTGATGTCCTCAAATGGGAAATGCTGCCGAACTTTGCAGCCTGGGTAGCCTTTCTTCTCACCCTATTTGTCGTGCTCTTCCTGATTCCTTTCATTGTAACAGTTGGATGCTACATGGGCACCATTCGGAAGCTTATTCAGACATCAAGCAGATATGGTAACAGGCAGAAGACTAGGTCCATATACCTGGCAGTGATAGTTCTTTTGGTATTCATCACTTGCTTTGCTCCCAATAATTTTATCCTACTTGCCCATATGATTGTCCGTCTGTTTTACGAAAGGAGTTTGTACCCTGCCTACAAGCTCACCTTATGCTTAAGTTGCCTCAACAACTGCATAGAtccctttatttattattttgcatcTAAAGAATTTTACCAGAAATTCATGCAAGTTTTTCGCCCTAAGGTACCACTCACTGACAGCCTGGAAACCAGAAGGGAAAGCTTATTTTCTGGCAGGACCATGTCAGTCAGGTCGATGTCTAGTGGACCTATGGATGGCCTAGAGGGAGTGAAGATCTGTT